In the Maribacter sp. MJ134 genome, one interval contains:
- a CDS encoding GTP cyclohydrolase yields the protein MITIKEVSSKSDLKKFVTFPFVLYKDSKYWVPPIINDELESFDKTKNPVFKDADAWFFLAYENDKIVGRVAAIINRLEVQEQNVKKMRFGWFDFVDNTSVSEALLQKVSEIGTANSLEYMEGPVGFSNLDKVGVLVEGFDHIGTMITWYNHPYYKEHYERLGFVKEKEYMENKFPARNADPKLFTKLNDLIKRRYGLSELNFTKTKEVLPLADEMFDLFNKTYASLSSFVPITEIQKAYFKKKYISFINPEYIKFIKDKEDKLVAFAIVMPSFSEALQKAKGKLFPFGLFHLLNAKKNSKDVIFYLIGIDPEYQNKGVTAIIFNEYYKTFTEKGIEMCYRTPELEENLAIKQMWKHFDSVIYKRRRTYRKDL from the coding sequence ATGATCACTATAAAAGAGGTTTCCTCCAAATCGGATTTAAAGAAATTTGTAACCTTTCCTTTTGTTCTTTACAAAGATTCTAAATATTGGGTACCTCCGATAATCAATGATGAGCTGGAGTCCTTTGACAAGACCAAAAATCCAGTTTTCAAGGATGCGGACGCATGGTTCTTTCTGGCCTATGAAAATGATAAGATTGTTGGGCGGGTTGCGGCAATTATTAACAGATTGGAAGTACAAGAACAAAACGTAAAAAAAATGCGTTTTGGGTGGTTCGATTTTGTTGATAATACGAGTGTTTCTGAAGCTTTATTACAAAAAGTCAGCGAAATAGGAACAGCCAATTCCTTGGAATACATGGAGGGTCCGGTAGGGTTTTCCAATTTAGATAAGGTTGGCGTGCTAGTAGAGGGTTTTGATCACATTGGCACCATGATTACCTGGTACAACCATCCTTATTACAAAGAACATTACGAACGCTTGGGTTTTGTAAAAGAGAAGGAATATATGGAGAATAAGTTTCCGGCACGGAATGCAGACCCCAAACTATTCACTAAATTAAATGACCTTATTAAAAGGAGATATGGCCTAAGTGAATTGAATTTTACCAAAACAAAGGAAGTATTGCCCTTGGCCGATGAGATGTTCGACCTTTTCAATAAAACATATGCGAGCCTTTCCTCATTTGTGCCCATCACCGAAATTCAAAAGGCCTATTTCAAGAAAAAGTATATCAGTTTTATAAATCCAGAGTACATAAAGTTCATTAAAGACAAGGAAGATAAGCTTGTAGCTTTCGCCATAGTCATGCCCTCTTTTTCAGAAGCGTTACAAAAAGCTAAAGGAAAACTCTTTCCTTTTGGATTATTTCATCTATTGAATGCAAAAAAGAACAGTAAGGACGTTATCTTTTATTTGATTGGTATTGACCCTGAATATCAGAATAAAGGGGTAACGGCAATAATTTTTAATGAATATTACAAGACTTTTACTGAAAAAGGCATAGAAATGTGCTATAGAACGCCAGAACTTGAGGAGAACCTAGCGATAAAACAGATGTGGAAACATTTTGACTCGGTTATTTACAAAAGACGAAGAACGTACCGAAAAGATTTATAA
- a CDS encoding aminotransferase class I/II-fold pyridoxal phosphate-dependent enzyme, protein MTDLFDRIIENKGPLGKWASQAEGYFVFPKLEGPISNRMKFQGKDVITWSINDYLGLANLPEIKKIDGETAAEYGAAYPMGARMMSGHTKFHEQLEQECADFVNKESAYLLNFGYQGIMSAIDALVSKDDIIVYDVDCHACIIDGVRLHMGKRFTFKHNDIESLEVNLERAVKMAEQTGGGILVISEGVFGMRGEQGRLKEIVALKKKYNFRLLVDDAHGFGTLGKTGAGAGEEQGIQDDIDVYFATFAKSMASIGAFLAADKEIIDYLKYNLRSQMFAKSLPMLYVKGALKRLDMLRTQPELKAKLWENVNALQNGLKDKGFDIGNTTSCVTPVYLNGSIPEAMALVKDLRENYGIFCSIVVYPVIPKGLILLRMIPTATHTMADIDETLEAFSAIRERLENGTYKRLSAAVAAAMGE, encoded by the coding sequence ATGACAGATTTATTTGACAGAATTATAGAGAATAAAGGACCATTAGGGAAGTGGGCTTCGCAGGCAGAGGGTTATTTCGTGTTTCCTAAACTGGAAGGACCTATTTCCAATAGAATGAAATTTCAGGGTAAGGATGTAATTACCTGGAGTATTAATGATTACCTAGGTCTTGCCAATCTTCCCGAAATTAAAAAAATTGATGGTGAGACGGCTGCAGAATATGGTGCGGCTTACCCTATGGGTGCGCGAATGATGAGCGGACACACAAAATTCCATGAACAGCTAGAGCAGGAATGTGCGGACTTTGTCAATAAAGAATCGGCTTACCTTTTAAATTTTGGTTATCAGGGCATTATGTCCGCTATTGACGCACTGGTCTCTAAAGACGATATTATTGTTTACGATGTAGATTGCCATGCATGTATTATAGATGGTGTACGGTTGCACATGGGCAAGCGTTTTACGTTTAAGCACAACGACATCGAAAGTCTAGAAGTTAATCTGGAACGTGCCGTAAAAATGGCCGAGCAGACCGGAGGAGGTATTCTGGTAATTTCTGAGGGTGTTTTTGGAATGCGTGGTGAGCAGGGTAGATTAAAGGAAATCGTCGCCCTTAAGAAAAAATACAACTTTCGCCTTTTGGTGGATGATGCACATGGTTTTGGAACCTTAGGAAAGACGGGAGCAGGAGCAGGAGAGGAGCAAGGAATTCAAGATGATATTGATGTCTACTTCGCCACATTCGCCAAGTCTATGGCAAGCATCGGTGCCTTCTTAGCGGCCGATAAAGAAATTATAGATTACTTAAAGTATAACCTGCGTTCGCAGATGTTCGCCAAATCGCTACCCATGCTATATGTTAAGGGAGCTTTAAAAAGGTTGGATATGTTACGTACCCAGCCCGAACTTAAAGCAAAGCTTTGGGAGAACGTTAATGCCTTACAGAACGGATTAAAGGACAAAGGTTTTGATATAGGAAATACCACCAGCTGTGTAACGCCTGTGTATTTGAACGGTAGTATACCCGAGGCAATGGCCTTGGTAAAGGATCTACGAGAAAATTACGGTATTTTCTGCTCTATCGTTGTTTATCCGGTAATACCTAAAGGGCTTATCCTATTAAGGATGATACCGACCGCTACACATACCATGGCTGATATTGACGAAACGCTAGAGGCCTTTTCTGCCATTAGAGAACGATTGGAGAACGGTACATACAAACGACTATCTGCTGCTGTTGCTGCGGCAATGGGAGAATAA
- a CDS encoding PLP-dependent cysteine synthase family protein produces MKNEIKAYNNILELVGNTPLVKLNKITKGFIGNFYAKVEAFNPGHSAKDRIALHIITEAERKGILTEGSTIIETTSGNTGFSIAMASIIKGYKCILAVSSKSSKDKIDMLRSMGATVYVCPAHVSADDPRSYYEVAKRLHKETKGSIYINQYFNELNMDAHYKSTGPEIWEQTAGQITHLVACSGTGGTISGTARFLKEQNPNIKVIGVDAYGSVLKKYHETGTLDTNEIYPYRIEGLGKNLIPGATDFKIIDEFIKVTDAESAHTAREVSRTEGIFVGYTSGAVMQALKQLNELNTFTEESKVVVIFPDHGSRYMSKIYSDQWMEDQGFLETNPVEETQEIQFVK; encoded by the coding sequence ATGAAGAATGAGATAAAGGCTTACAACAATATCTTAGAGCTAGTAGGTAATACTCCCTTAGTAAAACTCAATAAAATCACTAAAGGATTCATTGGTAATTTCTACGCCAAAGTAGAGGCCTTTAATCCAGGGCATTCCGCCAAGGACCGTATCGCTTTACATATCATAACAGAAGCGGAACGAAAAGGAATTTTAACGGAAGGTAGTACAATTATTGAAACAACTTCTGGTAATACTGGTTTCAGCATAGCAATGGCCAGTATCATAAAGGGCTACAAATGTATTTTGGCGGTAAGTTCAAAATCTTCTAAAGATAAGATAGACATGCTAAGGTCTATGGGAGCTACGGTATACGTTTGCCCTGCCCATGTAAGTGCAGACGACCCACGGTCTTATTACGAGGTTGCAAAACGTTTGCATAAAGAAACAAAAGGTTCCATATACATTAATCAGTATTTTAATGAGTTGAACATGGATGCTCATTATAAATCCACCGGACCAGAAATTTGGGAACAAACCGCTGGGCAGATTACACATTTAGTTGCGTGTAGTGGCACTGGTGGCACTATCTCCGGTACGGCTCGTTTTCTAAAGGAGCAAAACCCAAACATAAAAGTCATCGGAGTGGATGCCTATGGCTCGGTCCTGAAGAAGTATCATGAGACGGGTACTTTGGATACCAATGAAATTTACCCTTATAGAATAGAGGGACTTGGAAAAAATTTAATCCCCGGAGCAACGGATTTTAAGATTATAGACGAGTTTATTAAGGTTACCGATGCAGAAAGTGCACATACCGCAAGAGAGGTTTCTAGAACCGAAGGTATTTTTGTGGGGTATACGAGTGGCGCAGTAATGCAAGCTTTGAAGCAACTGAACGAATTAAATACTTTTACTGAGGAAAGTAAGGTCGTGGTAATCTTTCCTGATCACGGTTCTAGATATATGAGCAAAATATATAGCGATCAGTGGATGGAGGACCAAGGTTTTTTAGAGACTAATCCTGTAGAAGAAACACAAGAGATACAATTCGTAAAATAA
- a CDS encoding S9 family peptidase, with translation MNHRELQKILLLISIIFAASCKDEQRDKMPKIDPPVAKKIAKELVAHNDVRIDDYYWLNNRENEEVLSYLNQENEYYRKLTAHTKEFQGKLFTEMKSRIKEDDSSVPYKLNGYWYQTLYEIGKEYPIYSRHKELLEAPKEVMFDGNEMAAGTDYFKIGGIAISPNNKIAAYGVDKVSRRQYTIQFKNLETGEVFDDVIENTTGGGVWANDNQTLFYTKNDAVTLRSDKIYKHRLGTSSSEDELVYHEKDDTFTTYVYRTKSKKYIVIGSSSTLTSEYQILPSDQPDGVFQLFSKRERGLEYSISHYQDSFYILTNKDGATNFKLMRTPETATESVNWKDFITHREEVLLEYMDIFKDYYVLTERENGLSKIKIVKWDGSLEYYLPFESETYTAYTSANPDFDTEILRYGYNSLRTPSSVIDFNMRTKEKEVKKEQQVLGGHFYKENYKEERIWATARDGIKVPMSLIYHKDTSLNPDTPILQYAYGSYGYTIDPSFSSIRLSLLDRGFVYAIAHVRGGEYLGRPWYEDGKLLNKKNTFTDFVDCSQFLIDQKMTSPEHLYASGGSAGGLLMGAIVNMAPQLYNGVIAAVPFVDVVTTMLDDTIPLTTGEYDEWGNPNEKNYYDYMKSYSPYDNVKQQGYPNMLVTTGLHDSQVQYFEPAKWVAKLRDMKKDDTLLLFDINMDAGHGGASGRFESLKEVAKEYAFLLDLEGKIP, from the coding sequence ATGAATCATAGAGAATTACAAAAAATACTTCTATTAATTAGTATTATTTTTGCCGCTTCCTGTAAAGATGAACAAAGAGATAAGATGCCCAAAATAGACCCTCCCGTAGCAAAAAAAATCGCCAAAGAACTTGTAGCTCATAACGATGTTAGAATAGATGATTATTACTGGTTAAATAACAGAGAGAATGAGGAAGTGCTTTCTTATTTGAACCAGGAGAACGAATACTACAGGAAGCTTACGGCCCATACCAAGGAGTTTCAAGGAAAACTTTTTACAGAAATGAAGAGTAGGATTAAGGAGGATGACTCCTCCGTACCCTATAAGTTGAACGGATATTGGTACCAAACGCTTTATGAAATTGGCAAGGAATATCCAATTTATTCAAGACATAAAGAACTCCTAGAGGCTCCTAAAGAGGTGATGTTCGACGGAAACGAAATGGCCGCAGGAACGGATTATTTTAAGATTGGAGGTATTGCCATAAGCCCCAATAACAAAATTGCCGCCTATGGTGTAGATAAAGTTAGCCGTAGACAGTACACCATACAGTTCAAAAATCTTGAGACGGGAGAAGTATTTGATGATGTAATAGAAAATACAACGGGTGGCGGTGTTTGGGCCAATGATAACCAAACCTTGTTCTATACCAAAAATGATGCGGTCACCTTAAGGTCGGATAAAATTTACAAGCATAGATTGGGTACGTCTTCATCCGAAGATGAGCTTGTTTATCATGAAAAGGACGATACGTTCACTACGTATGTCTATCGAACAAAATCAAAAAAATACATTGTTATTGGGTCTTCGAGCACCTTGACTTCTGAATATCAAATTTTACCCAGTGATCAACCTGATGGTGTATTTCAGCTTTTTTCTAAGCGAGAAAGGGGTTTGGAATATTCCATATCCCATTATCAGGATAGTTTTTATATCCTTACCAATAAAGATGGTGCTACCAACTTTAAATTAATGAGGACTCCGGAAACTGCGACGGAATCGGTGAATTGGAAGGATTTCATCACGCACAGAGAAGAAGTGCTTTTAGAGTATATGGACATCTTTAAGGATTACTACGTACTTACGGAAAGAGAGAACGGACTCAGTAAAATTAAGATAGTGAAATGGGATGGCTCTTTGGAGTATTATTTGCCATTTGAAAGTGAAACGTATACCGCATACACCAGTGCAAATCCTGATTTTGATACTGAAATTTTACGGTACGGTTATAACTCTTTAAGAACACCTAGTTCCGTTATTGATTTTAACATGCGTACAAAGGAAAAAGAGGTCAAAAAGGAACAACAGGTTCTCGGTGGACACTTTTACAAGGAGAATTACAAAGAAGAACGTATCTGGGCAACGGCACGGGACGGTATTAAAGTTCCTATGTCCCTTATTTATCATAAGGATACTTCTTTAAATCCCGATACGCCTATCTTACAATATGCTTATGGTTCTTATGGTTATACGATAGATCCATCGTTCTCCTCTATTCGTTTAAGTCTTTTGGATAGAGGATTTGTATATGCGATTGCCCACGTCCGCGGTGGCGAATACTTGGGTCGCCCTTGGTACGAAGACGGTAAACTATTGAACAAGAAAAATACCTTTACGGATTTTGTGGACTGTTCCCAATTTTTAATAGATCAAAAAATGACGAGCCCAGAGCATTTATATGCCTCAGGTGGATCAGCTGGGGGGCTTTTAATGGGGGCAATCGTAAATATGGCACCACAGCTCTATAATGGTGTTATTGCTGCAGTACCTTTTGTAGATGTGGTTACGACCATGCTAGACGATACAATCCCCCTTACTACAGGAGAATATGATGAATGGGGTAATCCTAATGAAAAGAACTATTATGATTATATGAAATCTTATTCGCCCTATGATAACGTTAAGCAGCAAGGTTATCCCAATATGTTGGTCACTACAGGTCTACATGATTCTCAGGTACAGTATTTTGAACCGGCGAAATGGGTAGCTAAACTTAGGGACATGAAGAAAGATGACACGCTATTGCTATTCGATATTAATATGGATGCCGGACATGGCGGTGCATCAGGTAGGTTTGAATCACTTAAGGAGGTAGCTAAAGAGTATGCATTTTTACTGGATTTAGAAGGAAAAATACCCTAG
- a CDS encoding YbaB/EbfC family nucleoid-associated protein, giving the protein MFGDMMGMMGKLKETQQKVEDTKKRMDTVLLDEKSADGLLEVVITANRELKKISISDDLLQDKEQLEDYLILTLNKAIEKATSVNETELAAVAKEGMPNIPGMDSLFK; this is encoded by the coding sequence ATGTTTGGAGATATGATGGGAATGATGGGTAAATTAAAGGAGACCCAACAGAAAGTAGAAGACACCAAGAAACGCATGGACACGGTGCTTTTGGATGAAAAATCTGCCGACGGCCTATTAGAAGTGGTTATTACCGCAAATAGAGAGCTGAAGAAAATTAGTATCTCGGATGATTTGCTACAGGACAAGGAACAACTAGAAGATTATCTTATACTTACCTTGAACAAGGCAATTGAAAAAGCAACTTCGGTAAATGAAACCGAACTTGCCGCGGTAGCCAAAGAAGGTATGCCCAATATTCCAGGGATGGATTCGTTATTTAAGTAA
- a CDS encoding thioredoxin family protein: MKKLLLVLLLPLFLSAQAPIEVSNDTKWEYNLEKALKLAKKSDKNILIYFTGSDWCPPCKMLKKDFFETTQFTEVSKNYVTLYVDMPRNQDLLSAEQMKHNKAVVATYNKKGVFPLLKIINNKGKALDEYSGYAMNGDVRYHVQLLEKNK, encoded by the coding sequence ATGAAGAAACTACTTTTAGTACTGTTGCTTCCGTTATTCTTATCGGCTCAAGCGCCGATTGAAGTATCGAACGATACTAAATGGGAATATAATCTTGAAAAAGCATTAAAACTTGCCAAGAAGAGTGATAAGAACATTCTTATTTACTTTACTGGGAGTGATTGGTGCCCCCCATGTAAAATGCTTAAAAAAGATTTTTTTGAAACCACCCAGTTCACGGAAGTTTCTAAAAACTATGTCACGTTGTACGTAGACATGCCAAGAAATCAAGATCTTCTGTCTGCCGAGCAGATGAAGCATAATAAGGCGGTAGTGGCAACCTATAACAAAAAAGGTGTATTCCCATTACTTAAAATAATAAACAATAAAGGGAAAGCCCTAGACGAATATTCCGGGTATGCGATGAATGGCGATGTACGCTATCATGTACAACTGCTCGAAAAGAACAAATAA
- a CDS encoding OmpA family protein has product MKKVLFVFAFMTAAVTMAQDLPENPEPGKCYVRCTTPDVYVNETMTLTVKPAYKVLKTIPATFKTVTERVEVKAAGKKLTVIPEKWGTETVTYVSKEGGNTLSITPASFRPSSETIEIKPAYAQWELGAAAPDCASGNPDDCRYWCYKGYPAEFTTVSTEVLGADASISKTPLGSKNASYTKRVLLEPARVVEEIIPAEYRTITKTVLDKDAYTVEETIPAVTKTVTKEVLKEKGGLTTWKEVECSLVEYQALPINWNLGSASLTADAKRIIDTRLMPVLQQNPGVKLEIASHTDVRGNSGSNQDLSERRAKAVADYLITKGVNSSLLVANGYGENKVKNRCREGVTCTEREHAVNRRTEFRLINN; this is encoded by the coding sequence ATGAAAAAAGTATTATTTGTATTTGCATTTATGACAGCAGCCGTAACCATGGCGCAAGACCTACCAGAAAACCCTGAACCGGGCAAATGTTATGTTCGTTGTACCACACCGGATGTGTACGTCAATGAAACAATGACCTTGACCGTAAAGCCAGCTTACAAAGTTTTGAAAACAATTCCTGCGACTTTCAAAACCGTTACGGAAAGAGTTGAGGTAAAGGCGGCAGGGAAGAAGCTCACTGTCATTCCAGAGAAATGGGGAACAGAAACGGTAACGTACGTTTCCAAAGAAGGAGGAAACACTTTAAGTATTACTCCGGCTAGTTTTAGACCTTCTTCGGAAACGATTGAAATTAAGCCTGCCTACGCGCAATGGGAATTGGGAGCGGCAGCCCCAGACTGTGCATCGGGAAATCCTGATGATTGTAGGTATTGGTGTTACAAGGGCTATCCCGCAGAATTTACCACCGTTAGCACTGAGGTTCTAGGAGCGGATGCGTCCATTTCTAAGACGCCACTCGGTTCAAAGAACGCTTCTTATACCAAAAGAGTATTGTTAGAGCCTGCTAGAGTAGTTGAAGAAATTATCCCTGCAGAATACAGAACTATAACTAAAACGGTACTGGATAAGGACGCTTACACTGTAGAAGAAACTATTCCTGCCGTGACCAAGACAGTTACTAAAGAAGTATTGAAGGAAAAAGGCGGACTTACTACTTGGAAAGAGGTAGAGTGTTCTTTAGTGGAGTATCAAGCCTTACCTATCAACTGGAATCTTGGTAGTGCCTCTTTAACTGCTGACGCAAAAAGAATAATAGACACTAGATTAATGCCGGTATTACAACAAAACCCTGGTGTTAAATTGGAAATTGCTTCACATACGGATGTAAGAGGAAACTCTGGTTCTAATCAGGATTTGTCCGAGAGACGTGCCAAAGCCGTTGCAGATTATTTAATTACTAAAGGAGTTAACTCTAGCCTTTTAGTTGCCAATGGTTATGGTGAGAACAAAGTAAAGAATAGATGTAGAGAGGGAGTTACATGTACAGAAAGAGAGCATGCTGTAAATAGAAGAACTGAATTTAGATTGATCAACAATTAA